One region of Salinibacterium sp. TMP30 genomic DNA includes:
- a CDS encoding bifunctional 2-methylcitrate synthase/citrate synthase, which produces MTDLTGTPDTEIRKGLAGVVADTTAISKVNPETNSLMYRGYPVQELAEKCTFEEVAYLLWHGELPTGEQLEEFQNVERAQRHLDAHTKRVIDELPLSAHPMDVVRTAVSVIGAVDDTLTDPASMIDADLNLQRSLTLFAKLPAIIAYDQRRRRDQELVEPRDDLSYSANFLHMTFGEVPDLVVVSAFDVSMILYAEHSFNASTFTARVVTSTLSDLYSAVTGAIGALKGQLHGGANEAVMHVFEEIGTADKAEGWLETALAEKRKIMGFGHRVYKNGDSRVPTMKAALETLVAEFDRPDMMELYDALETAMTSRKNIKPNLDYPSGPAYNLIGFDTDMFTPLFVASRVTGWTAHIMEQAASNALIRPLAAYSGVDERHIR; this is translated from the coding sequence ATGACTGACCTAACAGGCACCCCAGACACCGAAATCCGCAAGGGTTTGGCCGGTGTTGTTGCCGACACCACCGCAATCTCGAAGGTGAACCCGGAAACAAACTCGCTGATGTATCGCGGCTATCCCGTGCAGGAGTTGGCTGAGAAGTGCACCTTTGAGGAGGTCGCTTATTTGCTGTGGCATGGCGAGCTGCCGACTGGCGAGCAGTTGGAAGAATTTCAGAACGTCGAGCGTGCGCAGCGCCACCTCGATGCCCACACGAAGCGTGTAATCGACGAGCTTCCGCTTTCTGCGCATCCAATGGATGTCGTACGTACCGCCGTCAGCGTGATCGGTGCTGTGGATGACACCCTCACTGACCCCGCCAGTATGATTGATGCAGACCTGAACCTGCAGCGTTCACTGACCCTGTTCGCTAAGTTGCCGGCGATCATCGCCTATGACCAGCGCCGCCGCCGCGATCAGGAGTTGGTAGAACCCCGCGACGATCTGAGCTATTCTGCGAACTTCTTGCACATGACTTTTGGCGAGGTTCCTGACCTTGTCGTCGTGAGCGCGTTCGATGTGTCAATGATTTTGTATGCCGAGCACTCGTTCAACGCCTCCACGTTCACCGCTCGAGTCGTCACGAGCACGCTGAGCGACCTCTACAGCGCGGTCACCGGCGCGATTGGAGCGCTCAAGGGTCAGCTGCACGGAGGAGCCAATGAAGCAGTCATGCACGTCTTTGAGGAGATCGGCACCGCCGATAAGGCTGAAGGCTGGCTTGAGACTGCTCTTGCAGAGAAGCGCAAAATTATGGGCTTTGGGCACCGCGTGTACAAAAACGGTGACTCGCGTGTTCCCACGATGAAAGCTGCGCTCGAAACACTGGTTGCGGAGTTTGATCGCCCCGACATGATGGAGCTGTATGACGCTCTGGAGACGGCCATGACGAGCCGCAAGAACATCAAGCCCAATCTCGACTACCCGAGTGGCCCTGCCTACAACCTCATCGGGTTCGACACCGACATGTTCACGCCGCTGTTCGTCGCGAGCCGTGTCACCGGCTGGACTGCTCACATCATGGAGCAGGCCGCCTCGAACGCTCTCATTCGTCCGCTCGCCGCCTACTCGGGCGTTGACGAACGGCACATTCGCTAG
- a CDS encoding aldo/keto reductase, which yields MTVPLIQLNDGNSIPQLGFGVFKVDPDETERIVTDALEVGYRHLDTAMIYGNETGVGNAITASGIPRDELFITTKLWNSDQGTDSVRDAMDLSLEKLGLDYVDLYLIHWPRPDLDRYLDTWLTMEELKAAGKARSIGVSNFHRPHLEKIIAGSSTVPAVDQIELHPAFAQRDLRAYGAELGMQIEAWGPLGQGKYDLFGETALQTAAEAHGVSPAQVAIRWHLQSGIIVFPKSNSRERMAENFDVFGFELSADEMASIDAIDRDQRVGANPDEATF from the coding sequence ATGACTGTTCCCCTAATTCAACTCAACGACGGCAATTCGATCCCGCAGCTCGGGTTCGGTGTATTCAAGGTTGACCCCGACGAGACTGAGCGGATTGTCACCGACGCGCTTGAGGTTGGCTACCGCCACCTCGATACGGCAATGATCTACGGCAACGAAACCGGTGTCGGCAACGCGATCACGGCATCCGGTATCCCTCGCGACGAGTTGTTCATCACCACCAAGCTGTGGAACAGCGACCAGGGCACTGACTCTGTTCGCGACGCCATGGATTTGAGTCTCGAGAAGTTGGGGCTCGACTATGTGGATCTGTACCTCATCCACTGGCCCCGCCCTGACCTTGATCGTTACCTCGACACGTGGCTCACGATGGAAGAGCTCAAGGCTGCGGGCAAGGCCCGCTCGATTGGTGTGAGCAACTTTCACCGCCCACACCTCGAGAAGATCATCGCGGGTAGCAGCACCGTTCCGGCAGTCGACCAGATCGAACTGCACCCCGCTTTCGCCCAGCGCGACCTCCGTGCCTACGGCGCTGAACTCGGTATGCAGATTGAGGCGTGGGGTCCGCTCGGCCAGGGCAAGTATGACCTGTTTGGCGAGACCGCACTGCAGACTGCCGCTGAAGCGCACGGTGTTTCGCCCGCCCAGGTTGCGATCCGCTGGCACCTGCAGAGCGGCATCATTGTGTTCCCCAAGTCGAACTCGCGCGAGCGCATGGCTGAGAACTTTGATGTCTTTGGCTTCGAACTTTCGGCAGACGAGATGGCATCCATTGACGC